In Zingiber officinale cultivar Zhangliang chromosome 8B, Zo_v1.1, whole genome shotgun sequence, a single genomic region encodes these proteins:
- the LOC122017400 gene encoding alpha-mannosidase 2-like: protein MKFPRNEIPIKGKIVGLRCPFWFLSVAPPMEFFSGGRRGGGGGGGLLPSTTATKMKAIRKPSTSSSRRRGRIRDLLPPTSSFFTIGLVISLLFFLIVILIFGVPTPLSSSHSKQRVPRRTVPRRPLPSSEGSAEGGLRAIAELISSPASVDITTKDLYDRIEFSDLDGGAWKQGWKVTYQGHEWDDEKLKVFVVPHSHNDPGWKLTVEEYYNRQSRYILDTIVESLTKDSRRKFIWEEMSYLERWWREASSDKKENFIKLVKNGQLEIVGGGWVMNDEANSHYFAIIEQITEGNMWLNDTIGVIPRNSWAIDPFGYSATMPYLLQRMGFRNMLIQRTHYELKKELALHRNLEYIWRQSWDKEETTDIFVHMMPFYSYDIPHTCGPEPAICCQFDFARMRGFSYEACPWRIDPVETNANNVQERAMKLLDQYRKKSTLYRTNTLLVPLGDDFRYISIDEAEAQFRNYQMLFDYINSNPSLNAEVMFGTLEDYFKTLREEAERKNFSQPGEVGSAELGGFPSLSGDFFTYADRNLDYWSGYYVSRPFFKAVDRVLEQTLRASEILAALVLGYCQKLHCAKLPISFAHKLTAARRNLALFQHHDGVTGTAKDHVVIDYGTRMHTSLQDLQFFMSRAVEVLLGDLHDKADPTLLSHFEPVKSRSKFNVLPVHKVLDLKEGDTHSVVLYNPLEQTRDEIVMVVVSQPDVSVTHSNGSCLESQVSPNWMHGTSDSSSMQHRLYWRASVAAMGLETYYVARGSRTCGKAVPSVLKVFSDAQFSCPSPYVCSDITTDEVQIHNLLYTLTFDVKKGLLQKITHKNGKQTNVGEEINMYSSSGSGAYLFKPIGEAKPIIKEGGKFMILEGPLVQEALSIPKTEWKNTPIFHSTRIYSVENTVQELVIEKEYHVELLGNEYNERELIVRFKTDIENKRVFYTDLNGFQMSRRETYQKIPLQGNYYPMPSLAFMQDPSGHRFSVHSKQSLGAASLEEGWLEIMLDRRLAHDDGRGLGQGVMDNHPTDILFHILTESNVSALPAKHALLTLQPSVLSHRVGAHLNYPMHAFVSNNNHKRKSNLLRQTSFAPLSSSLPCDLHIVNFKVPQPLKFAQAGPLTARFVIYLQWRGWDSSFCKRGGLPCSTVMEEPVNLFYVFKDLSALNVKATTLNLLHDDPETMEYIEQLGDAAQEGNVLIQPMEIQAYKLDLQPQT from the exons ATGAAATTTCCTCGAAATGAAATACCAATAAAAGGAAAGATCGTCGGTCTTCGGTGCCCTTTTTGGTTTCTTTCTGTAGCTCCTCCGATGGAATtcttctccggcggccggcgtgGCGGCGGGGGTGGCGGCGGGCTCCTCCCGTCCACCACCGCCACCAAGATGAAGGCCATCCGAAAGCCATCCACCTCCTCGTCCCGCCGCCGGGGCCGGATCCGTGACCTTCTCCCTCCGACCTCCTCCTTCTTCACCATCGGCCTCGTCATCTCCCTGCTCTTCTTCCTTATCGTCATCCTCATCTTCGGCGTCCCCACCCCCCTGTCCTCCTCCCACTCGAAGCAGCGGGTTCCTCGCCGCACCGTCCCTCGCAGGCCCCTCCCTTCCTCGGAGGGCAGCGCCGAAGGGGGTCTTAGGGCTATCGCTGAGTTGATTTCGTCGCCGGCTTCTGTAGATATCACCACCAAGGATCTGTACGACCGGATCGAGTTCTCGGACTTGGACGGCGGGGCGTGGAAGCAGGGATGGAAAGTGACCTATCAGGGTCATGAATGGGACGATGAGAAACTGAAAGTCTTTGTGGTTCCTCATTCTCATAACGATCCAGGATGGAAGTTAACGGTCGAGGAGTACTACAATCGTCAGTCGCGTTACATACTGGACACCATCGTGGAGTCTCTCACAAAG GATTCTCGTCGTAAGTTTATATGGGAAGAGATGTCTTACTTGGAGAGATGGTGGAGGGAGGCATCCAGTGATAAAAAGGAAAACTTCATCAAGTTGGTTAAGAATGGGCAGCTAGAGATTGTGGGAGGGGGTTGGGTGATGAATGATGAG GCCAACTCCCATTATTTTGCTATCATAGAACAG ATTACAGAAGGAAACATGTGGCTTAATGATACCATTGGCGTTATTCCCAGAAATTCTTGGGCCATAGATCCATTTGGTTATTCAGCCACAATGCCTTATTTGCTACAGCGTATGGGTTTCCGTAACATGCTAATACAGAGGACTCACTATGAATTGAAGAAAGAGCTAGCTTTGCATAGAAATCTAGAATACATTTGGCGGCAAAGCTGGGACAAGGAGGAAACTACAGATATATTTGTTCACATGATGCCATTTTATTCCTATGATATTCCTCATACTTGTGGACCCGAGCCAGCTATTTGCTGTCAGTTTGACTTTGCTCGGATGCGTGGATTTAGTTATGAGGCCTGTCCATGGAGGATAGACCCAGTTGAAACAAATGCTAACAATGTACAGGAGAGAGCCATGAAACTTTTGGACCAATATAGGAAAAAATCAACCTTGTACAGAACAAATACCCTTCTTGTTCCTTTAGGTGATGATTTCCGTTATATTAGTATCGACGAAGCAGAAGCCCAGTTTAGGAACTATCAAATGCTTTTTGATTATATAAACTCCAATCCCAGTTTGAATGCTGAGGTGATGTTTGGTACTCTTGAAGATTACTTTAAAACCCTCCGTGAGGAAGCAGAAAGGAAAAACTTCTCCCAACCTGGTGAGGTGGGATCTGCTGAACTTGGTGGTTTCCCGTCTCTCTCAGGTGATTTCTTTACTTATGCTGATAGAAACCTAGACTACTGGAGTGGATATTATGTTTCAAGACCATTTTTTAAAGCAGTTGATCGAGTATTGGAACAAACACTCCGTGCCTCAGAAATCTTAGCTGCATTAGTTTTGGGTTACTGTCAGAAGCTTCATTGTGCTAAACTACCTATCAGTTTTGCCCACAAATTGACTGCTGCTAGGCGGAACTTGGCTCTTTTTCAACATCATGATGGGGTTACTGGAACGGCTAAGGATCATGTTGTTATAGACTATGGCACTAGGATGCATACCTCTCTGCAGGACCTGCAGTTTTTCATGTCTAGGGCTGTGGAAGTTCTTCTAGGCGATCTACATGACAAAGCAGACCCGACATTGCTGTCTCATTTTGAGCCGGTGAAAAGTAGGTCAAAGTTTAATGTCCTGCCAGTGCACAAAGTTCTTGACCTTAAGGAAGGGGACACCCACTCAGTGGTTCTCTATAATCCGTTGGAGCAAACAAGGGATGAAATTGTAATGGTTGTTGTGTCTCAGCCTGATGTTTCTGTTACGCATTCCAATGGGTCATGCTTGGAGAGCCAAGTATCTCCCAATTGGATGCATGGCACCTCAGATAGCTCTAGCATGCAGCATCGTCTTTATTGGCGAGCCTCTGTTGCTGCAATGGGCTTAGAAACCTATTATGTTGCTCGTGGATCCAGGACCTGTGGAAAAGCTGTGCCTTCTGTATTGAAGGTGTTCTCTGATGCCCAATTTTCTTGTCCGTCGCCATATGTTTGTTCAGATATTACAACTGACGAGGTGCAGATTCATAACCTTCTTTACACACTAACATTTGATGTAAAGAAAGGTCTTCTGCAGAAGATAACTCACAAAAATGGCAAACAAACTAATGTTGGGGAAGAGATTAATATGTACAGCAGCTCTGGCAGTGGAGCTTACTTGTTCAAACCTATTGGAGAAGCTAAACCTATTATCAAGGAAGGTGGCAAATTTATGATTTTGGAAGGTCCACTGGTCCAGGAAGCTCTCTCTATTCCGAAGACAGAGTGGAAGAATACACCAATTTTCCATAGTACAAGGATCTACAGTGTGGAGAACACAGTGCAAGAATTGGTCATCGAGAAGGAATACCATGTGGAACTTCTTGGTAACGAATACAATGAGCGTGAATTAATTGTTAGATTCAAAACAGACATTGAGAATAAGAGGGTGTTCTATACTGATCTTAATGGGTTTCAGATGAGTCGAAGGGAGACGTACCAGAAAATCCCTCTGCAAGGAAACTACTATCCTATGCCATCTCTTGCTTTTATGCAGGATCCATCTGGTCACCGGTTTTCTGTCCATTCTAAGCAGTCACTTGGTGCAGCTAGCTTGGAAGAAGGTTGGCTAGAAATTATGCTTGATCGCCGATTGGCTCACGATGATGGACGTGGTCTAGGACAAGGGGTGATGGATAACCATCCTACGGATATCCTTTTCCACATCCTCACAGAGTCTAATGTGTCTGCATTACCTGCAAAGCACGCATTGTTGACACTCCAACCATCAGTTCTTTCTCACCGAGTCGGTGCCCACTTGAACTATCCAATGCACGCATTTGTCAGCAACAATAACCACAAACGAAAGTCCAACCTGCTTCGTCAAACTTCATTTGCCCCATTATCTTCGTCATTGCCATGCGACTTGCACATAGTCAACTTCAAGGTTCCACAGCCTCTGAAGTTCGCACAGGCTGGTCCTCTCACTGCTAGATTCGTAATCTACTTGCAGTGGAGAGGATGGGATAGTTCATTCTGTAAAAGAGGCGGATTGCCATGTTCGACTGTAATGGAGGAGCCAGTGAACTTGTTCTATGTCTTCAAGGATCTCTCCGCTCTGAATGTGAAAGCAACTACTCTGAATCTACTACACGACGACCCTGAAACCATGGAGTACATTGAGCAGTTGGGAGATGCAGCTCAGGAGGGAAATGTGCTAATACAGCCGATGGAAATACAGGCCTACAAGTTAGATCTTCAGCCACAAACTTGA